The proteins below are encoded in one region of Triticum aestivum cultivar Chinese Spring chromosome 1B, IWGSC CS RefSeq v2.1, whole genome shotgun sequence:
- the LOC123087685 gene encoding uncharacterized protein, producing the protein MAEEAQALGLALGLGTESSPGTTLVEDSVTRAGASRRRRSPRLERARRQAMSVLFDELGALLPDLPHRACKADIVDGAIAYVRALEDTAAELEAHRAMSAGRSRRARHGGGAAEVVVAGETSCFAVRLRAARPGALTRVLQVFQRHRVPVLATTVSRNGGEAAVTVTTAVVAPAVAGKIEADIISSNA; encoded by the exons ATGGCCGAGGAGGCGCAGGCGCTGGGGTTGGCTCTGGGTCTGGGAACCGAAAGCTCGCCGGGGACGACGTTGGTCGAGGACTCGGTGACTCGTGCGGGGGCGTCCAGGCGGCGCAGGTCGCCCCGTCTGGAGCGCGCGCGCCGGCAGGCCATGTCCGTGCTCTTCGACGAGCTGGGCGCGCTGCTCCCCGACCTCCCCCACCGG GCGTGCAAGGCGGACATCGTCGACGGGGCCATCGCGTACGTCAGGGCGCTGGAGGACACGGCCGCCGAGCTCGAGGCGCacagggcgatgtcggccgggcggagccgccgcgcgcgccacggcgGCGGTGCCGCCGAGGTCGTCGTGGCGGGGGAGACGTCGTGCTTCGCCGTCCGGCTGCGCGCGGCAAGGCCGGGCGCGCTCACGCGCGTGCTCCAGGTGTTCCAGCGGCACCGCGTGCCCGTCCTGGCGACCACCGTCTCGCGAAACGGCGGGGAGGCAGCGGTCACGGTCACCACGGCGGTGGTGGCACCGGCGGTCGCGGGGAAGATCGAGGCAGATATTATTAGCAGCAATGCGTGA